In Sulfuritortus calidifontis, the sequence CGTCGCCGGGCCGGATCTCGGCCCGGGCTTTGGCTATCCGGCGCTGTGGGAGAACAAGTGCTTGAGCGCGAAGTCCTGGCGCGAGCTCGAGAAGCACCGCCTGGCCGTGGCCAAGCCGATCTACGCCGCGCAGGTGGCCGTCTACCAGGCTTATCTGGGCCTGCACGAACACCCGGCGCTGTTCACCGCGGTGAACGCCGACACGATGGAGCTCTACGCCGAGCGGGTGCCCTTCGATGCAGGGCTTGCGCAGCGCATGTCCGACCGGGCGGTGAAGGTGATCACCGCGCTCGAGGCGGGCGAGTTGCTGCCGCGGGCGTTTGCCGATCCCACTCACGTCGAATGCCGGATGTGCCCTTGGCAGGACCGGTGTTGGAGGGCTGCGGCATGAACGAGACACCACTGCACCCGGTGCTCGGGGAGCGCCTGATCGACGCACGCGAGGCGGCGCTGACGCTGAATCTGCCGCTCTACTGGCTCACGCACGCGAAGGAGCGCCGGCGTCTGCGCCTGCCGCACTACCGGGTGGGCAAGCTGCTGCGTTTCAAGCTCTCCGAACTGATGGCGTGGATGGAGGAACGTCAAGCCCTGCTCACGGCCGACGCAGGGCACGAGGAGGAGTCGGATGCTGGACTTCAATGACACCGCACCCGCGCCCGAGATCCCGGCGTCCGAACGCCGCGAGGCCGTGCGCGCCGCGCTGCTCGCGAGGCTGGAGTCGGTGCTGTTCACCCTGTTTCCCGCTGGAAAGAAGCGGCGAGGCAAGTTCCTCATCGGCGACGTGCTGGGCAGCCCCGGCGACAGCCTGGAAGTCGTGCTCGACGGCGACAAGGCGGGACTGTGGACCGACCGCGCCACCGGCGATGGTGGCGATGTGTTCCACCTGATCGGCGGCCACTACGGCGTGGACGTGCACGGCGACTTCGCCCGCGTCCTCGACCTGGCCGAGGACCTCGTCGGCCGAGCGCCCACGGCACCGCCGCGCAAGGCGGCCAAGAAGGCCTCGATCGACGACCTCGGCCCGGCCACCGCCAAGTGGGACTACCTCGACGCACAAGGGCAGCTCATCGCCGTCGTCTACCGCTACGACCCGCCCGGGCGCAAGAAGGAGTTCCGGCCCTGGGACGCCAAACGGCGCAAGATGGCCCCGCCCGAGCCGCGGCCGCTGTACAACCAGCCGGGGATCCAGGACGCCGCCCAGGTCGTGCTGGTCGAGGGCGAGAAATGCGCCCAGGCCTTGATCGACGCCGGCGTGTGCGCCACCACCGCGATGCACGGGGCGAATGCGCCCGTGGACAAGACCGACTGGTCGCCGCTGAAGGGTAAGACCGTACTGATCTGGCCTGACCGCGACAAGCCGGGCTGGGAGTACGCCGTGCAGGCGGCCCAGGCGATTCTGTCGGCGGGCGCGAAGACCTGCCACATCCTGTACCCGCCCGAGGAAGCGGCGGACGGCTGGGACGCGGCGGACGCCGTGATGGAGGGCTTCGACGTCGCGGCCTTCCTCGCCCACGGTCCGCGTGTGCAGGTGCATGACATTGCGGACCCCGGCGAGCCGGTGATCGGCGCGGATGAATCGGTGTGGGGCACCGAAGATGCCCTGGCGCTGGCCTTCACCCGGCGCTACCACCGCGACTGGCGCTACGTGGCGGCCTGGGGCCGCTGGTTGGTGTGGGACGGTCGGCGCTGGCGCAACGAGGAGACGCTGGCGGCCACCGACTTGATCCGCGGTGTCTGCCGACACGCGGCCCTCCAGGCCGACAACCCCAAGCTGGCGGCCAAGCTGGCCACCTCCGGCACCGTCGGCGGCGTCGAACGCCTGGCTCGCGCAGACCGACGTCATGCCGCGACCACCGCCGAGTGGGACGCCGATCCCTGGCTGCTCAACACCCCAGGCGGTGTGGTCGACCTCCGAACGGGCCGCATGCGCGCGCACGACCGCGCCGACCGCATGACCAAGATCACGACCGCCACGCCCGGCGGCGACTGCCCGACCTGGCGGCAGTTCATCGCCGAAGTGACCGGCGGCGATGCGGCACTGCAAGCCTATCTGCAGCGCATGGCGGGCTATGCGCTCACCGGCTCCACCCAGGAGCACGCGCTGTTCTTCCTCTACGGCACCGGCGCCAACGGCAAATCGGTGTTCGTCAACACCCTGGCCACGATCCTGGGCGACTACGCCGCCAACGCGCCAATGGACACCTTCATGGAGACGCGTACCGACCGCCATCCGACCGACATGGCGGGGTTGCGCGGCGCGCGCTTCGTAGCGGCGATCGAAACCGAGCAAGGGCGGCGCTGGGCCGAGTCCAAGGTCAAGAGCCTCACGGGCGGCGACAAGATCTCGGCGCGGTTCATGCGGCAAGACTTCTTCGAGTTCTGGCCGCAGTTCAAGCTCTTCGTCGCCGGCAACCACAAGCCCGCCATCCGCAACATCGACGAGGCCATGAAGCGCCGGCTGCACCTGATCCCCTTCACGATCACCGTGCCGCCCGAGCGGCGGGACAAACACCTGCAGCACAAGTTGCTCGCCGAGCGCGACGGGATCCTGGCCTGGGCGCTGGAGGGCTGCCTGGCCTGGCAGCGCCTGGGCCGGCTCGATCCGCCGCCGCAGGTGGTGGCCGCCACCGAAGAGTACTTCGAAGCCGAGGACGCGCTGGGCCGCTGGCTCGACGAGCGCTGCGTGCGCGAGGCCAATGCCAAGTCGCTGACGGCCGAACTGTTCAGCGACTGGAAGCAGTGGGCGGAGGCCGCTGGCGAGTTCGTCGGCTCGCAGCGCCGCTTCTCCGACCTCTTGATCACCCGCGGCGTCGAGAAATGGCGCAACGCCGCCGGCATCCGGGGCTTTCGTGGCGTGGGCCTCAAGCACCCGACGCAGCCCGCCTACACCCCCTATGCCGACGACTGAACACCCATGACCCCCTGCCGGACTGACGCATCTGACGCTGTACATCGTAAGTCTCTACGCGCGTGCGCGTGCGCGCGCCTCACGGGAGTAATCGATATCGTGCGTCGGATGCGTCAGTCCCCACCGAACGAGGACTGACACCATGCACACCACGATCCTGGCCCTGGACCTGGGCACCACCACCGGCTGGGCGCTGCGCGACCGCACCGGCCGCATCACCAGCGGCAGCCAATCCTTCAAGCCGCAGCGCTTCGAAGGCGGCGGCATGCGTTTCCTGCGCTTCAAGCGCTGGCTCACCGAACTGAAGGCCCACGCCGAAGGGATCGACACGCTGGTCTTCGAGGAAGTGCGCCGCCACGTCTCGACCGACGCCGCACACGCCTACGGCGGCTTCCTCGCTACGCTCACGGCCTGGTGCGAGCACCACGGCGTCCCCTACCAGGGCGTGCCGGTGGGCACGATCAAGAAGCACGTCACCGGCAAGGGCAATGCGAGCAAGGACGAGATGATGGTGGTCATGCGTGCGCGCGGCTATCAGCCCGCCGACGACAACGAAGCCGACGCCTTGGCGCTGTTGCTCTGGG encodes:
- a CDS encoding helix-turn-helix domain-containing protein yields the protein MNETPLHPVLGERLIDAREAALTLNLPLYWLTHAKERRRLRLPHYRVGKLLRFKLSELMAWMEERQALLTADAGHEEESDAGLQ
- a CDS encoding phage/plasmid primase, P4 family, producing MLDFNDTAPAPEIPASERREAVRAALLARLESVLFTLFPAGKKRRGKFLIGDVLGSPGDSLEVVLDGDKAGLWTDRATGDGGDVFHLIGGHYGVDVHGDFARVLDLAEDLVGRAPTAPPRKAAKKASIDDLGPATAKWDYLDAQGQLIAVVYRYDPPGRKKEFRPWDAKRRKMAPPEPRPLYNQPGIQDAAQVVLVEGEKCAQALIDAGVCATTAMHGANAPVDKTDWSPLKGKTVLIWPDRDKPGWEYAVQAAQAILSAGAKTCHILYPPEEAADGWDAADAVMEGFDVAAFLAHGPRVQVHDIADPGEPVIGADESVWGTEDALALAFTRRYHRDWRYVAAWGRWLVWDGRRWRNEETLAATDLIRGVCRHAALQADNPKLAAKLATSGTVGGVERLARADRRHAATTAEWDADPWLLNTPGGVVDLRTGRMRAHDRADRMTKITTATPGGDCPTWRQFIAEVTGGDAALQAYLQRMAGYALTGSTQEHALFFLYGTGANGKSVFVNTLATILGDYAANAPMDTFMETRTDRHPTDMAGLRGARFVAAIETEQGRRWAESKVKSLTGGDKISARFMRQDFFEFWPQFKLFVAGNHKPAIRNIDEAMKRRLHLIPFTITVPPERRDKHLQHKLLAERDGILAWALEGCLAWQRLGRLDPPPQVVAATEEYFEAEDALGRWLDERCVREANAKSLTAELFSDWKQWAEAAGEFVGSQRRFSDLLITRGVEKWRNAAGIRGFRGVGLKHPTQPAYTPYADD
- a CDS encoding crossover junction endodeoxyribonuclease RuvC encodes the protein MHTTILALDLGTTTGWALRDRTGRITSGSQSFKPQRFEGGGMRFLRFKRWLTELKAHAEGIDTLVFEEVRRHVSTDAAHAYGGFLATLTAWCEHHGVPYQGVPVGTIKKHVTGKGNASKDEMMVVMRARGYQPADDNEADALALLLWALPLHDAAQEA